TAAGCTAATACTAAATTAGGTGTTAATGGTGAACCACATTCCGAACAACATTTATGATGTGTTGGATTTAATGCTCCGCAACTCGGACACCCTAACGCCTTACCATTGGTTTCCACAATTGTAGGTTTTAAACCCATCATATCATCATTACTGTGACCCGGAGCTACCATTGGGAAACAATCTTCATTCCGAGTTACCCGCACATCTAATAACATCGGGCCATCATAAGCTAACAATTCAGTAATGGCATCTTTTAACTCTTCCCGTCGAGAAATATTCAAAGAGCGAATATTATAAACATCGGCTAATTTAGCAAAATTTGGACTGCCTTTTTCTAAGTTTGTGGCTTCATAACGATCATCATAAAATAAATGTTGCCACTGTCGTACCATTCCCAGCCAACCATTATTTAAAATAATCGCTTTCAGCCCAATATTATATTGAGCAATGGTTCCCAATTCCTGCATATTCATTTGGAAACTTCCATCCCCACTAATACAAATGACTTGTTCATGGGGTAATGCCATTTTTGCACCCACCGCCGCCGGAATTCCATATCCCATTGTGCCTAAACCGCCACTAGAAATCCATCGACGCGGCCCCGTTTTCAGAAATTGAGCCGACCACATTTGATGTTGTCCGACATCCGTTGTATAGAAAGCATGGGGAGCTTGACGAGACACTTCTACAATCACTTCTTGGGGGGAAATTCCTTGTTCTGGGTGAGGGATTTCTAAGGGATATTCTAAGCGTAATTGGCTTAAATGTTGACACCAAGCTTGTGTTTTTTCGGCGTTAATACTATCTCCTAATTCATGAACATGACGCAACAAATCAATTAAAACTTGACGCACATCTCCAACAATGGGAACATCGGGTGTGCGTGTTTTTCCAACTTCGGCTGGATCAATATCAATATGAATCACTTTAGCATTTTTCGCAAAGTCATTGCCTTGACCCGCCACTCGGTCATCAAACCGTACTCCTAAAGCAATTAATAAATCACATTCTGTTACGGCAAAATTGGCATAAGCTGTGCCGTGCATTCCCAACATTCCTAACGATAACGGATGATTTTCATCAAAGGCTCCTTTTCCCATTAAAGTTGTTGTTACCGGAATTTGAAACCGTTCAGCAAGTTCCTGAATTTCGGAATGAGAACTGCTAGTAATGGCTCCGCCACCAACATATAATAAGGGTTTTTCTGCTTCTTGAATTAACTTTAACGCTTGATGAATTTGGCGAGGGTTTCCTTTAATAGTGGGTCGATATCCAATCAGTTTCACTTGACCGGGTTCAACGGGTTGATAATCAATTTTAGCAATACCAACATCCTTGGGAACATCAATTAAAATCGGCCCCGGTCGGCCACTATTTGCTAAATAAAAAGCTTCGGCTACAATGCGAGGAATATCAGCCGGGTTTCGCACTAAATAAGAATGTTTAACGATGGGTAAGGTAATGCCATAAATATCAATTTCTTGAAACGCATCACTGCCTAAAGAACTGCGGGGGACTTGTCCGGTAATGGCCACCATCGGTACAGAGTCTAAGTAGGCCGTTGCTAACCCGGTGACGAGGTTTGTGGCTCCGGGGCCAGAGGTGGCTAAACAAACGCCGACTTTACCCGTTGCTCTGGCATAACCATCGGCGGCGTGGGCGGCACCTTGTTCGTGGCGCACCAGAATATGTTGTAAATCTCCCGCCTGTTCGGCTCGATAAATTTCATCATAAAGGGGTAAATTTGCCCCCCCTGGATAGCCAAAAATATGCTTAACGCCATGACGTTTGAGACTATCAATTAAGGCAAAGGCTCCCGATACTTGTTGCTGAGTTTTCATCTTGTTCTCCTGAGATTCAAAAAATTTTGCTGAGAAATTCAATTTCTGGGCAAGAGGGTCATTTTAGGGCTGGCTATTGTTTAATTTGTCTTAATCTTAAAATAACAATTCAATTTCCGCTCTTGTCGAAATATTTTGGCATTTCCAGTTTAAATAGAGATGTTTCTATTTGTATATTAGAGCAACTTTATCCAATAAAAACTATATTTTTTATTAAATTTCAGAAAATTAAAATATTCTAAAAAATGGGTTCTGTTCAGCACTATTTGATTATACTCAATAGATCTCACCCAGAAACCCATTTTCTATCTCTTCAATGAATTAACTCACCGTAACAACGGATACAGATTGTTCCTGTTGTTGCAGTAGTAACCCATATTCTAGCCCTTCCACAACGGCTTGATAAGACGCATCAATAATATTAGTAGAAACCCCTACCGTTGTCCACCGTTGCTGACCGTTACTCGACTCGACTAAAACACGAGTTTTCGCCGATGTTCCTGAACCTCCATCAAGAATTCTAACTTTATAATCCCGCAATTGAAATTCAGCAATCATCGGATAAAAATTCATCAAGGCTTTTCTTAAAGCAGCATCTAAGGCTGACACTGGGCCATTTCCCTCGGCGGCTTCTAAAATATCTTGACCATTAATGGTAACTTTTACCGTTGCTAAAGCATGGCAAATTTCATCACTCGATTTATCACAATGGACTTGAAACCCTTTTAAAGTAAAAAAGGTTTTCCGTGTTCCTAATGCTTCTCGCATTAATAAATCAAAACTGGCTTCCGCCGCTTCAAATTGATAGCCTTGATTTTCTAAATCCTTTAATTGTTGTAAAATTTTGCGGCTGGTGGGATTATTGCGATCTAAATCAATCCCAAAGGTTCTAGCTTTTGCTAAAACATTACTTAATCCCGCTTGATCTGAAACCACAATGCGCCGTTGATTTCCAATGGTTTCTGGGGGAAGATGTTCATAGGTTAAGGGATTTTTTTGTACCGCCGAAACATGAATTCCTCCCTTATGAGAAAAGGCAGATAATCCCACAAATGGCGCATGATCATCTGGGGCTAAATTAGCAACTTCACTGACAAATCGACTAACTTCAGTGAGTTTTTTAATCGCTTCATCTCCAATACAATTATAGCCTAATTTTAATTGTAAATTGGGAATTAAAGTACAAAGATTTGCATTTCCACAACGTTCGCCATAACCGTTAATGGTTCCCTGTACCATATTAACGCCTTCTAATACGGCTGCGATCGCATTTCCAACGGCCGTTCCTGAATCATTATGAGTATGAATCCCAAATTGTAGAGGAAAGGGGGTTTCTAAGCCGTTGAAAGCTTGAATCACTTCTCGGACAATTTGAGTAATTTCATGGGGTAACGTTCCACCATTCGTATCACAAAAAACCAACCATTCAGCCCCAGCTTTTGCCGCCGTTTTTAAGGTTTCTAGGGCATAATTCGGATTAGCTTTATAGCCATCAAACCAGTGTTCTGCATCATAAATTACCCGTCTACCTTGACTGCGGAAAAATTTAATGGTATCCTCGATCATGGCGAGGTTTTCTGTTAAAGTCGTTTGCAATCCTTCCGTAACGTGCAAATCCCACGATTTCCCAAATAACGTAATCCAGCGAGTTCCCGCCGATAAAATTGCTTTTAAATTATCATCTTCTTCCGCATGGCTATTCGGTCGTCGAGTCGAACAAAAAGCAACAACTTCAGAATGCACTAAGGGTTGTTCTTGTAACTTCCAAAAAAATTGAACATCTTTAGGATTCGCACCGGGCCATCCTCCTTCAATAAAAGGAATTCCTAAACTATCTAATTGACGCGCAATTCGCAATTTATCATCCAAAGATAAGGATAATCCTTCCCGTTGTGCGCCGTCTCTTAACGTTGTATCGTAGATCCAAAGTGGTTGAGTCATGGCTGGTAAAATTAACACTTAACAATAATTTTGATCACCCGCAAATCCAGATGAGATCGATGAATGATCGAGATGCAGATGTCAGCATTCCATCACATTGTTATTGTGGCGTTCTGCTCTCTGACTGCTACATTATTATAAATGTGTTAGCTATATTTTCCTTTTTCACTCTTATTTTACTTTTAAAAGTCTAGTTTTGATCTTGAAAAAAAGTAACAATTCAGTTAAGAATCATTGCATAACTTTTATTAAGGGAAAAATGGTACAAATTCAAGCTCAAGGAAAAACCATCACTTGCGAACCGGGTGCAAATCTGCGGAAAGTCTTATTAGAGAATGGCGTTGATCTCTACAATGGTCAAGCTTCCCTGATAAACTGTCATGGATTTGGTACCTGTGGGACGTGTTGCGTGGAAATTGAAGGGGAAGTCTCCGAACCCCAAGGGAAAGAGAAAATCCGTCTTTCTCTTCCTCCCCATTCCTCCAAGAACCAGCGCCGTTTAGCGTGTCAGGTTAAAGTTTTGGGGGATATCAAAGTTAAGAAATATGACGGGTTCTGGGGTCAGGGTTCCGAAAGTGTCTGGAATTCCTAATTGACAATTCAAAAACTTTAAAAACGTTCAATCCAAATGTTAACTGAATTAGCATTTGGATTGAACTATTAGAATATCCTTTTATTTTAATATTATGCTAAACTCAAATTAATGTGAGATATAGCACCATGAGGGTTTGATCATGCTAAGTGGTATTAAACAGCAAGTGGTCGTTGGCAAGGATGGCAAAATAGAGATTCAAACCTCTGAGTTAGTAGAAGGAATGGTTGTTGAAGTGATTGTTTTAGTTGAACAAGATGTTTTTAATACAAATACTAACCCATCTATTAAACAAGATGAAACAGAGTATTTGCTGTCTACTCAAGCCAATCGTAACCACTTGATGACCGCTATTCAAAACATTGAAACAAAGACCAACTTGGTCAGTTTTACGCATGAGGAATGGAATGAAGAATATAACATTCGCTCATGAGGCATTTGAACAATTCAACAACTGGGCGGCACAAGACAAGAAAATTCATCGAAAGATTATCACCTTGATTAATGATATTCTTCGTCAACCCTTTACTGGACTTGGCAAACCTGAACCTCTAAAGTATGAACTGAGAGGATATTGGTCTCGACGAATTACAGATGAGCATCGTTTAGTGTATGAAGTAACTGAAACTGAAATTATCATTTTAAGTTGTCGATTTCACTATGATGAATGAAGTTATTGATGCTCGCTCTCTCACAGATTTTCTCAAATGTGATCGCCCCTAATGAAAAAGTTTTGGGGGATATCAAAGTTAAGAAATATGATGGGTTCTGGGGTCAGGGTTCCGAAAGCGTCTGGAATTCCTAATTAAAAAGACAAAAATGGGGTTTCTGGAATAATCAAGAAACCCCTTATAACTTTAATTAATGATTAGAATTGGGTTTAAGCTGGAACTTGGCATTTAAACCCTGATTGACCTTTCCATTCGATAACCCATGATTGGATTCAATAGAATAGCCCCGTTGTTGTAATTCATCTTGAATTTGAAGGAGTTCTAATTGGAATTTCTCATTAATGGCTTTTATCTCCTGTTTGATGACATTTTCCTCAGCCTCTCGATTGGTTAAACCCACAGGAGGTTGACTCAATTCTTGTTCCTTTGCATGAATCGTTTGTTGCCATTCTTTTAAGACTTTATGATATTCATGCTTGAGTTGTTCAATCCAAAGTTGATTTTCCTTGCTGCCTTTTTGCTCAGGCGTTGCTTTGGGATAGTTTAACAGATATTGGGTTAATCCATCGAATATCCAAAATTTTCGGCTTGCGTCTTTAATCGTATGAAGGTTTTGATTCTTACGTTGTTGAAAATAGAGGTCAAACTTTTGAGCAATTTGACGTTTATATTGAGGATAATCAATAATTTTTCCTTTATAAAACGCTGTGATAATCGTTAACACAATCCCCAATAACGGCACAACGTAGGTAATCCAATCTCCATCTTCCCCTTGAAATCTCACATAGAAAAGAGTTGCTGCGTATTCAATTATTAAAAGAGTGAGAGCTAACGCCACAAACAACTTTGTTGTTTGATGAAGATAGTCTTTTAATACCGCATTAAACACCTCTTGTTCTGCTTCAGCCCGAATTGCAATCAGTTGATTTCCAGTGGCTTGTGCCTTTTTCTGTTTGAGATTAATTTGTGTTTGATCATTCTGGATATCTTGTTGGATGCTGGAAATAGCCACCCAATAACTAATTGCCCATTCAGTGAAATAAACTAAGGGAAAACTGATTAATAGAGCAGAAATTAATCGCCATTCCCCAGGAAAGCCTGCTAAGGCTGCATAGGGAGCACGGCTATTCATTAAAGCAGCCAAAGTTACGGCAAAAAGTACCGAACATTTTTGCAAATTCATGGTTTCATTCCTCAAAATACTAGAACTTGAAGGGTGGGGAAAGCGTGTTTAGAAATACTTCCCCCAAGCTGTTTAGGGTTTAAAAGATGAAGGCGAATTATCTTGATATTTTCGTTTCATTTCTAGTGCGTACTTTAAAGGCGCAAGAATGCTGATATTTTGAGATAATTCGGGGTAAAGGGTATAAATTATTGAGAGTTGATTGGGTAATAGCTTTTCAGCCATCAACTCCTGTAAAATCACATCTTCATCCCATTTAGAAATCATAGTTTTACTCCTGATGAGAACGAATTTTTTGAATTGAATCTTTAACGCAACCTCTGATATTTTGGTTGCAAAATTGGGTATTAGGTAAGTCTTTTAGACTACTCCACAGTTGTGAATTAAACCCTGTATTACCATCATTGGTACTTCCAACCACTAATAACGTCCCGTTTCGGGAAGCAACTTTATCAGCTAAATTCGTTAAGGTTTCGGGACAAAATTCTTCCTGTTCATTAGCTTGAGCTTGTAGAATAATCATCAGAGTTTCAGGATGGCGATCGCTCATTTCTGCTGCTAATTCTAAAGCCGGACAAATATAGGTTCCCTGTCCTTTAGGTTCAGGTTTATGATGACACAGAGAATACAGTTCACTCTGGTCTTTGATGACAGTTGGATCAGATGCAATCAGATCTTGACTGACTTGAATTAAAGCGGCTTTATCCCCAGATTTAGCAACATCTGCTACCGCAAAACAAGCATCTTTAGAGATTTTTTGCTGCGCTGAATCATTCAAGGCGGAAGCACTAACGTCTGTTATTCTGATTAACAATAAATTCGTTGATTTCTCGCACCCAGTCAGCACTAAAATCAAAAGAAAACCTAAAATCACAGGCGGAATACCCCTATCAAGTGAGCAAACCCCCTTATTGTGTTGTAAAATTTTATTCATCATTAGATTAACTCCTCCTAAGTTCTCTCAACAGGCCACTGAATTAATGGCGTTTTATCGCTTTAACTCAGTATGGCTATGTAGTTTCAAGCTTGAGGTTTGCAACCTATGTGATTAAGCTATAAATAAAGGATGGCATGATCTAAAGATGAGTAGCCAACGTTGATCAGGGTTTGATCAGGGTGACAACTCTTAAGCTGTAAATGGATTGAGACATGGTGCGAGGGAAAGCTTCTGACACTGGAAAATTAATGATTAAGAAGGCCCATAAGCATAAAAATGACACCGAGAAGGGGTGGGCTGCTAATGATAAAGGTTGTGACCAAGCCTTAATGCTTGCGAGTGAACATCAATTTAGGAAGGCTTTTGCTAAGAGGTTTAGGAGAAATGCAGATGATGATAATGCTGATATTCCTATACGCTTTTTTTTAGAATGGATAAATGAAAATGAAGTTTTTATCAAGAAGGAATCAAGAAATAGGCAAGGATTATCTTCTCATGAGATTGTTATAGAATATGTGAATGAAAACTTTATTAATCATGATCTTCCAAAAATATCTTTGAAAGAAATAATTAATAAGTTAATCTATCCACAAAAAGGAAAAATTAGATTTTATAACATTACTAATGCTAATTGGCGAAGATTTTTAGGCTGTGATCAAAAAATTGAAGAAGATGTTTTTGCTGCTTTCTGGAACGCTTTGGGTATAGAAGAAGATTATAACTTATTTTTTGAAAAAATTAATGATTTTGAAATAGAAGAAGATAAAATAAATGAGATCATTTCAGAATTAAAGACTTTTAATCATGATTCTCAAATTAGAGTAGTAAAAAATAGTATTAATGATTATACTCAAGCATTTTTATTAGTACATCAATGCCCTTGGCGTCGATCTTGGGTATTAAACCGTATAGAATCTGAAATTCAGCGTCTAATTAAGTTAAAAATTGAGATAGAAACTATTAATCATAGATTAAGTGTTCAAGAATTAAAAAGAAGATTTGATAAAAATTATTCAACAGAATATTTAAGTGATAAATTAAACAGGCATCATTTGTTCTTAGTAATTCATATTGATGATTACGGCTTAGAACGACTTGAATATTTTATTCAAAACTGCTGGAAAACAATTTTAGAAAGGGTTGATAGGACACAAAAAGGTAAAGTTTTACTTTTTTTAGTTGCTAAAGGATTAGGAAATGATTGGCAAACACAATGGCAAGACAGTCAGATTTTACAATCCAGTCTTAGAGAAATACCCTTAACTCTATTTACTCCAACTGATTTAGAAGATCTGATTTTAAATATTGCCACAAAATTTACTTCACAATTTAATCATAAAATATTACAATCGGGTGATGAAGCTCGGTTAAAGGCGGATACACTACTCACGAAATGTATTTGCTCTGTTCCCAGTCCTAATGGAAATACAAAAGATATTGATACTCACCAACTATTAAATGACATATTTCAAATTTTTCACTGTCAACCCAAGGACTTAATTCGACAATGGCAAACCTATCCACACCGATAAACCCTAACCCTAAATATATAAAAGATGAAACTGGAGAATTCCCACCCGCGCAAGGCGGCGAATGGAGTGATTTAGTTGACCAACAAATTTATCCCTATTATCCCAGTGATGGGTTAGTAGAAGCGGTTAATTTAGCCATTCGTCTTAACCGTCCGTTACTCTTAGAAGGAGAACCTGGATGTGGTAAAAGTCAGTTAGCGGCGGCGGTTGCTTATCAATTTAATAAACGTTATCCTGAGACTCAATGGAAATATAGACTTTGGAATATTCAATCTACCAGTAAAGCCCAAGATGGCTTTTATACTTATGATTATGTGGGGAGACTTCAAGCCGCACAATTAGCGAAAGAAAAGGTAACAGATGACAACATAAACCCCTGTTACCCAGAAAATTTTATTAACTGGGGGCCATTGGGTTATGCGTTTCGAGAACACGACTGTCGGACTATTGTTTTAATTGATGAAATAGATAAAGCGGATAAAGATTTACCCAATGATTTATTATTAGCTATTGACCAACAGAAATTCCTCGTTAAAGAAATGAGAACCGAAAAGGGTGAACCTTGTTGGGAACGTGCGAACAAAGATGCACCGCCAATTATTATTATTACCTCTAACCGAGAACAGGAACTTCCCAGTGCCTTTTTGCGACGGTGTTTATATCATTATGTTGAATTTCCTGATAGTAAACGGCTAACGGAAATTATTAATAGTCGGTTTAAGAATCCTCCGGCTACAATTGTTAAACCTGCTTTAGAAAAATTCCTTAAACTGCGAGCAGCAATGGAGGACGATGAACGCCCTAAAAAAGTGAGTACCAGTGAATTAATTGATTGGTTTGCAGCCCTTTATGACTATCCTGATAAAGATGATAAAGAAATTAAAGCAAGGCTTAAAAAACCCGGAATTCCTCTAGCGAGTACGTTACTAAAAGGTCATGAGGATTATAATAGTTATCAGGATTCAATCTAAAATCCTCCCACTATTTGATTAATCATATTTTAACGAGTCTGTAGGGGCGAGGCGCGCCTCGCCCTTACCCCAGAAAAGGATCTCTAACCTCAAAAATGACAACTGCTTTCCCTCTGCGAACCTTATTTGAACAACTCCGAAAAGCTGGTTTTCGCCTAACTATTGACCAGTATCATTTTGCAGTGGAAGCCTTAACACTCTCGATAGCAGATGGGTTAGACCCAACTAATATTGATGCAGTCAAACACCTTTGTCAAACAGTATGGGTTAAATCTCCTGAAGAACAGCGTGGGTTTGAACACTGTTGGCAAGCTTTAATTCCTAAAAATCCTGATCAAATTCCCGCAACCCGCCTTATAAATAGTGGCAAGATCCCCCCAACCCCCCTTATTAAGGGGGGCTTAGAGGAAAATACCCAATTAGAAAATACCGATAATCTCGATAATAATAACCTAGACCAACCAGAAGAATACGTTATTTTTGAAACTCGTGACTTGCAAGTGGGAACTGCGGTTTCTGTTATAGCGCAAGAAGGGTATTATTTCCCCGTTAGTCGTCAACAACTTAGGGAAGGATGGGAAAGCTTTAAACTCCAACGTCCGAAAACCTTTTTCAAGGAAATAGATATTCCCGCTACCGTAGAACAAATTACCAAAGATGGCTTTTTTATTAAACCGATTTTTGCGTCTACCAAAAAAATAGAAATACCCCCGAAAGTCTTATTACTAATTGACCAAAAAGGGTCAATGGCCCCCTTTCATCCCCTTTGTCGCCATTGGGTTAACCTCTGGTCAGGCGCGACGGTTTACTATTTCCATAACTGCCCAACGGATAGCTTATATCTTGACCCCCAACTGCGAAAAGGGAAAGATATCGAAACGGTTTTAACCCAATTTTCCCCTAACAATACCGTTGCTTTAATTATGAGTGATGCAGGGGCGGCAAAACAGCGTTCTGTTCCTGACCGTTGGGACGAAACCGTAGAATTTCTCAACCTCCTCACCGATACCGTTTCCCGTGTGGCGTGGTTAAACCCTCTCCCCCGTGACCGTTGGTTAGATACCACTGCGGAGGATATCGCTAAAATTGACCCCAAACAAGTCCCCATGTTTGCCCTTACCCCCTCAGAATATACAAAAATGCTGCGCTGGCTACGTTGGGGTGACTCTTTTTCCCAAAAAAACTCTAACTCCCCCTTTTCTAAGGAGACTAACTCTAGCTCCCCCCTTTGTAAGGGGGGTTGGGGGGGATCTCTTAACTGGGACTTCGACGCCACCAGTCGAATTAATAGCTTTACCCAAGAATACGGTAACTCCCATTTAAACCTAGCTTGCCATGCTGCTTTTCCCCTAACTTTAACTCCAGACCTTCTCTATCGTCTTTGGAAACAATTTTTAGTCCCTAATGACCCTAAACTTCCTTGGTATGCGGTAGCAGATATATTGTTATCAGATCTTTGCCAACCTGTTGAAGAAGAATTAATAGAACTCTACGAAATAGAAACAGATATCCGTAATCAATTATTAATCAAACTTAAAGACCAAGAAGGGGAACAACGGTTAGAAGAATTATCTTCTTTTATGATTGAATACCTAAAAAAACAGCTAAAACCTCAACTTCCCCATTGGTTAAAAAGTCTTTATGAACGGCAGCAGTGGGTAGCCTTGGCTTATACTGACCAACAGGATAAAGCTGTGCAGGAGTTGGCAAACATCCTCAAACAAGCTTATTTAGACAATAATAAAGCCGAGTTAGTCCAGTGGTCGGAGTTAGCAGAAACCCTATCCCCGGTTTTACCTGACCAATATCAACCGTTATTAATTGCAGCCAAAGGATATGCAGCCCAAGCGCGAGGTATTCGTCGAGAAACCGAAAACGCCCAACGGGAGTGGGAACAACATTTAGGTGAGGAGGAAATTGCCACCCTAGCAGGAGTTGAACTGGCAAAACCCGGTAGTGCTTTGGGTCGCATTCCTCTGAAAACCTTTAGTTTTGAAACCGTTACTGTTAATAACCGAGGGGAAATTATCAAGCGGGAAACCAAACAAGCCCGATACTTCACCGAAGACCTGGGAAATGGAGTCACGTTAGACATGGTTTATATTCCTGGGGGGACATTCCTTATGGGTTCACTGGAAACGGAAAAAGACAGTTACGATGATGAACGTCCTCAACATCAAGTTACAGTCCCTCCCTTTTTCATGGCTAAATATCCCATTACCCAAGCCCAATGGAAAGCCGTTGCGAACTGGCCTAAAATTCAACGGGATCTTGATCCTGACTGTTCTAACTTCAAAGAAGATCCCCCCCAACCCCCCTTAGAAAGGGGGGCTTCAGAAGATGACCGTTCCCCCCCTTCTCAAGGGGGGGCTAGGGGGGGATCTCACCGACCCGTAGAAAATGTTCAATGGTACGATGCAGTCGAATTCTGTGCCAGACTGCTACAACGCACCGGACGCAACTATTGTTTACCTTCAGAAGCCCAATGGGAATATGCTTGTCGCGCTGGAACTCAAACCCCCTT
Above is a window of Planktothrix sp. FACHB-1365 DNA encoding:
- the ilvB gene encoding biosynthetic-type acetolactate synthase large subunit is translated as MNFSAKFFESQENKMKTQQQVSGAFALIDSLKRHGVKHIFGYPGGANLPLYDEIYRAEQAGDLQHILVRHEQGAAHAADGYARATGKVGVCLATSGPGATNLVTGLATAYLDSVPMVAITGQVPRSSLGSDAFQEIDIYGITLPIVKHSYLVRNPADIPRIVAEAFYLANSGRPGPILIDVPKDVGIAKIDYQPVEPGQVKLIGYRPTIKGNPRQIHQALKLIQEAEKPLLYVGGGAITSSSHSEIQELAERFQIPVTTTLMGKGAFDENHPLSLGMLGMHGTAYANFAVTECDLLIALGVRFDDRVAGQGNDFAKNAKVIHIDIDPAEVGKTRTPDVPIVGDVRQVLIDLLRHVHELGDSINAEKTQAWCQHLSQLRLEYPLEIPHPEQGISPQEVIVEVSRQAPHAFYTTDVGQHQMWSAQFLKTGPRRWISSGGLGTMGYGIPAAVGAKMALPHEQVICISGDGSFQMNMQELGTIAQYNIGLKAIILNNGWLGMVRQWQHLFYDDRYEATNLEKGSPNFAKLADVYNIRSLNISRREELKDAITELLAYDGPMLLDVRVTRNEDCFPMVAPGHSNDDMMGLKPTIVETNGKALGCPSCGALNPTHHKCCSECGSPLTPNLVLA
- a CDS encoding SUMF1/EgtB/PvdO family nonheme iron enzyme, whose protein sequence is MTTAFPLRTLFEQLRKAGFRLTIDQYHFAVEALTLSIADGLDPTNIDAVKHLCQTVWVKSPEEQRGFEHCWQALIPKNPDQIPATRLINSGKIPPTPLIKGGLEENTQLENTDNLDNNNLDQPEEYVIFETRDLQVGTAVSVIAQEGYYFPVSRQQLREGWESFKLQRPKTFFKEIDIPATVEQITKDGFFIKPIFASTKKIEIPPKVLLLIDQKGSMAPFHPLCRHWVNLWSGATVYYFHNCPTDSLYLDPQLRKGKDIETVLTQFSPNNTVALIMSDAGAAKQRSVPDRWDETVEFLNLLTDTVSRVAWLNPLPRDRWLDTTAEDIAKIDPKQVPMFALTPSEYTKMLRWLRWGDSFSQKNSNSPFSKETNSSSPLCKGGWGGSLNWDFDATSRINSFTQEYGNSHLNLACHAAFPLTLTPDLLYRLWKQFLVPNDPKLPWYAVADILLSDLCQPVEEELIELYEIETDIRNQLLIKLKDQEGEQRLEELSSFMIEYLKKQLKPQLPHWLKSLYERQQWVALAYTDQQDKAVQELANILKQAYLDNNKAELVQWSELAETLSPVLPDQYQPLLIAAKGYAAQARGIRRETENAQREWEQHLGEEEIATLAGVELAKPGSALGRIPLKTFSFETVTVNNRGEIIKRETKQARYFTEDLGNGVTLDMVYIPGGTFLMGSLETEKDSYDDERPQHQVTVPPFFMAKYPITQAQWKAVANWPKIQRDLDPDCSNFKEDPPQPPLERGASEDDRSPPSQGGARGGSHRPVENVQWYDAVEFCARLLQRTGRNYCLPSEAQWEYACRAGTQTPFYFGETITSDLANYRGTETYAEEPKGKYRGETTPVGEFPPNAFGLYDLHGNVWEWCADPWHENYEKAPTGGKVWDEENDNDNRYQIYSVENLVNLLNRNDIRVIRGGSWDDNPRNCRSANRDRGRTVGTGTTDFVLSPPRLRGLFSPLLFSTLALYPLFFTLSERSEL
- a CDS encoding VWA domain-containing protein, with product MMNKILQHNKGVCSLDRGIPPVILGFLLILVLTGCEKSTNLLLIRITDVSASALNDSAQQKISKDACFAVADVAKSGDKAALIQVSQDLIASDPTVIKDQSELYSLCHHKPEPKGQGTYICPALELAAEMSDRHPETLMIILQAQANEQEEFCPETLTNLADKVASRNGTLLVVGSTNDGNTGFNSQLWSSLKDLPNTQFCNQNIRGCVKDSIQKIRSHQE
- a CDS encoding Txe/YoeB family addiction module toxin — translated: MKNITFAHEAFEQFNNWAAQDKKIHRKIITLINDILRQPFTGLGKPEPLKYELRGYWSRRITDEHRLVYEVTETEIIILSCRFHYDE
- the cimA gene encoding citramalate synthase → MTQPLWIYDTTLRDGAQREGLSLSLDDKLRIARQLDSLGIPFIEGGWPGANPKDVQFFWKLQEQPLVHSEVVAFCSTRRPNSHAEEDDNLKAILSAGTRWITLFGKSWDLHVTEGLQTTLTENLAMIEDTIKFFRSQGRRVIYDAEHWFDGYKANPNYALETLKTAAKAGAEWLVFCDTNGGTLPHEITQIVREVIQAFNGLETPFPLQFGIHTHNDSGTAVGNAIAAVLEGVNMVQGTINGYGERCGNANLCTLIPNLQLKLGYNCIGDEAIKKLTEVSRFVSEVANLAPDDHAPFVGLSAFSHKGGIHVSAVQKNPLTYEHLPPETIGNQRRIVVSDQAGLSNVLAKARTFGIDLDRNNPTSRKILQQLKDLENQGYQFEAAEASFDLLMREALGTRKTFFTLKGFQVHCDKSSDEICHALATVKVTINGQDILEAAEGNGPVSALDAALRKALMNFYPMIAEFQLRDYKVRILDGGSGTSAKTRVLVESSNGQQRWTTVGVSTNIIDASYQAVVEGLEYGLLLQQQEQSVSVVTVS
- a CDS encoding 2Fe-2S iron-sulfur cluster-binding protein produces the protein MVQIQAQGKTITCEPGANLRKVLLENGVDLYNGQASLINCHGFGTCGTCCVEIEGEVSEPQGKEKIRLSLPPHSSKNQRRLACQVKVLGDIKVKKYDGFWGQGSESVWNS
- a CDS encoding MoxR family ATPase, whose translation is MANLSTPINPNPKYIKDETGEFPPAQGGEWSDLVDQQIYPYYPSDGLVEAVNLAIRLNRPLLLEGEPGCGKSQLAAAVAYQFNKRYPETQWKYRLWNIQSTSKAQDGFYTYDYVGRLQAAQLAKEKVTDDNINPCYPENFINWGPLGYAFREHDCRTIVLIDEIDKADKDLPNDLLLAIDQQKFLVKEMRTEKGEPCWERANKDAPPIIIITSNREQELPSAFLRRCLYHYVEFPDSKRLTEIINSRFKNPPATIVKPALEKFLKLRAAMEDDERPKKVSTSELIDWFAALYDYPDKDDKEIKARLKKPGIPLASTLLKGHEDYNSYQDSI